The Montipora capricornis isolate CH-2021 chromosome 3, ASM3666992v2, whole genome shotgun sequence genome includes the window AGATTATATTGAGTTTTGGAGGGAAACACTGCTGGGTTTCCAACAAAATGAAACTTTTAACATAGAAGATCGCTGGAAACTTCTTACGTACACAAAGACACACTGCTTACTTTAACTGTTGTTTAATTAAAGTTTTGGTTTCAAGGCATTTCAAGCTGATCCTTCCAGTGCAAGATTTGCGTAATTGGCCACGTGAAAGTTGACCATAAAGCCATGCCTGAAAattgatatatcgaactcgGCCTATTGACAAAGCTGAGCTTGTACTGAAAGACAATCACTGAAAGACAATCTACTGAAAAACCAAATTAAAACCTGAGAAATAATGTTtgtaattttcaaaaaaaagggtttgtaaaaggaaaaaaaataaattttagaaTCGCTCATTTTCACTTTAGAGTTTCCCGGGGAGACCATTTTGAATATTTGTGACGTAAAACAGATTAAAAGATTACCCTATTCTTCTGACACAAAGGGCTTTtgtaaaacaacaaacaaacgaagaaacaaacaaatttgattttcaATGCTATTCCCTGCGGTTttggattttctttttggtgGAGTATAAATTCCCTTTAATGGTTGACCCAAAGTGTCGTTTTCATTTCAAGAAATTATGTCACACATCACTTCCTTAATGAATTCACTTGCTCTGTCTAAATTCCACTATAATTTTTTCAATTGGACTTTCTTAGCAAAGAGCTATGATATTTACCGGAATGTGATCCATCTTTCCCTGTATAACATCCTATACTCTCCACGCCATTTGACAATTCCTCTCCAACGCCCTCGTAACCTGAAACGAAGTATACTGCCTCTGAGACGACGAATGTAGCGTCGTCTACGTCTTCTACGCCTGTGTCGTAATCGCTTTCGCCATCGTTGCCTGCTTCTCCGCCCTATGCCGTATGGACGTCTCGGCCGTGGTTTCCTCACCGGCTTCGGCGTGGGTTTTTCTCGCACAGACTCGTAGTGGCTAGGGACAAGAACGACTACGTTTCCATTAGAGTGGATTTTTATCTGTTTTCTCTTTCCCTGTTTGTAAACAATGAGCTGACGTCCTTCTCTTCTGATCGGACGCCACTGTCCACGGAAACGTACTTCAGCTGCCTTATTCAATCTGTGCCATTTTCGTTTATACCGGATCGAGAGGATGCTGCCGCGACATCTGCGATAAAATCAGAGGGAAATGGACATGTAAACAGCAGTCCCCTTGATGtatatgtttatttattcatttatttatttactcaacTTTAATTTTACAGATCTTAACAAACTatacaaattgaaaataaattaacaattaaaataaataaaaaatgtaacTTTTTGATACAAGACCTGAATAAATAGGTCAGTTTATACAGAATACGAGGATTCcttataaaaataaactgcctCAATGTAGCTTAAATAGTATAAAATATCACGACAATACgttaatttattaattataaGAATCTATCCTTATCTATCCCTATCCTTATCCTTATCTATCCTTATTTATTTATCCTTTAtttatgttgccggtaaaatccgttttcaggttgaatctGTTTTTACCAAGGTTAacttggtgatcctcattttacctaggttgaatacgcattcagatgaattgaagaaattttttttgcagCCTAAATACGCCCCTAAATTAAGCATAGAGAAAAAATTTGGGCCaggtttggattagttttagTTATAAGaaatggatatcaattgactcattatacaaaagtaaataaggAAAACTGAGAACTGTgctgggttgagcatgttcgtcgttgtggtgtagtggtgaagacacgggACTATGTACGGATCTGGAGGGTCCATAggacagttctttgttcccttactatgttgtaatgttgagactgaatggataagtgtatgaaaacagaaaccgataagatgatacgaaaggcTTAAGAAGATGCGTTGAGACgagtaagacagagcttgagggatgGTATACGtgttttcaatttatttatagGGGTTGattaggtagagtgcatattcaacctacgTAAAATAAGGATCGCCAATTTAAAAAAGATAAGAACGGATTCAATCTGAGAAcagattttaccggcaacatatataCCATGAACAAAAAgtctcagtaaaaaaaaaacctacttTTGTCGGCATCCCCAATACAAGGAGAGCGTTTTCCTTTCACCCCTACCCTTACCTCCAAACAATCATTGGGAACGTACTTaattaagcaacgacaacggcgagggcaacaagaacgtcacaaatttgcatatttagtgagcaaaaacaatagctttgcacgctctgcacgtgcgtttttcacgtTTGTCCGATTCTTTggcgtcgtctgcaaaacaacaacgtcaaaacgctaaatttgaggttttatcaagaacgtcagcacctgaggaaaaattttaatattctgccctaaattaagtgccgttccgaccagtgtcattttagAGAATATGCCACACCCTCGTTATATTAAAAAGGTTGCAATAGTCGccaagcgattaaaataacgcgaataTATAGTTTGAGATAACGTTCTCgatgccgtcgccgttgtcgttgcttaagctcacTAATGACGTGGATTGGTAGTAGGGGAGGTTCAATATTATGGGAGTTGATTAAGGGAGACTGGGTCAACACTAGTTTCCATCcatcaaactgacattggacatttcgtaacaattacacgacgcaatatcccatgttaatgttgacaagcttaccgctctaaaaagaatgaaaacaggtggaattacagctttagttaaacacgaaatagcgtttctaagctatgccgcgctgatctacaatatttaggtctaaaaaccccgttgaagacggttaactttcaattgttttgctgggtactactatttcaatactctaaaaaattcgattttccggaaggttgtctcgttagtctagtggatatcggaaactgtaaggtgaagccatcgatccaggctcaactctttgcctcgcctattgtgaatcttctcagcttgtttaaaatctttgtttcgttgaagtagatttgaagtctaaagtatactgtacgtcgtataagttgaataaatgtcagtttgagagatggaaagaagtgatgaccggAAGACTGAGGAAGGGACGGTGGCTTTACtttatacacctttttccaaaatggccaccatttaaatgttcttttgtttttattcaaattagcccttgatgcctcgttcttaagcttaaaattcaaaagaatattttatcttgaacgaggcaacaagggccaatttgtatccgcataaatcagcggcgattttggaataaggtgttgTTGAAGCAAATAGAGTGCTtctcaattgagtgtcgaaagtaattagataattgctttagttttacattacttcactcagtgattggttcaaagttctcgcgccaatttttcaaccaatcagaagtgaaaccaaaaccaatcgtggctcgcgcgtgcacattttcccgtgctttgtgtcagctacgtgtgattacttcgagttttgattggtttactggattgtctccgtcgtttttgattggccaaagtaattactttggttttggttttacgacactcatttgaaaaccgctctaaataaCGCATTTTGCATCAACAGCCAAATTTAATGAAGTGAATGTATAAATGTGAAGTTGGGTTGCATTAAATGTACATATTTGAAGTGCTTCCTGTTGAAGCCGTCTGAATTTTtcgaagaccttagacagcaatgaccagaaccaggttgctgaccagcggttttcgttaaaacaatggttttctgGGTGttctcagtctcgcgggctcaaaATACCtagttgtggtcattgttatttaaggtttttcaatttttttttttatagaagGGTTTTCCATGTGACGTCatcgcggccatgttggtggacgaaaacaagaGATCTCTCATTAGATTCTTTTGTTCGACCACCAGAAGTCGTGCATTTCTCTATTTTATTGGCgtccctagaggttggttgaaaacgtcatATGTGAGACaattaggcccgttttaaacgtcgcattttacatatgCCGAATCAAATGCAAGGTGCTTACTAATAAGGTGATATTTTTCCCTGCTTTGaaattatgcggagaaagctgaacttagcaagtgctcttggtatccaaaatgaaaattgagggtaaccatgcatttttcagggatatttaagcttcaattttaaaaagaacgccatacattgctttgtattttaaagcctcTTATAAATATTGtggattaattatctttgaaaaatgtgtggttactcccaattttctttttggatttcaataacacttgttaagatctgcttttcctgtaTATTCATAAAcggcacaaaaatacctttgaattagcaggcaccgtccttaatctcACCCTGATACAaggaatacaccttattccaaaatggccgctgatttatgcggatacaaattggcccttgttgcctcgttcaaaataaaatattcttttgaattttaagcttaagaacgaggcatcaagggcttatttgaataaaaacaaaagaatatttaaatggcggtcatttggaataaggtgtatatttCTGCACGTAACTTTGCTAATTTTGTGATCGTTGAAATTCTCGTGTTATAGACATATGAAAcgcaaaaatgttgaaattagGGCGAGGTATGTTTACCTTATTTGTCTCCAGTGGTTCTTATACTTAGTTCTCAGACGCCCTCGTATCCGGTAGCCCTCAAACCACCGCCTGTTGTAATAGAAGCGAATTAGGCTTGGACGTTTTGGTCTCCCAAATATTTTTCTCCTTCTGCGATACCATCCGCGGCGCTTTCGTCTTTTCCTCCTTCGTCTCCTAATTCTTCTGTACCTTCTCCTACGTCGTCTTCGCTGTCTTCTCCTCCGTCGTTGAATTcgccttctttgtcttcttcttcttcgccgTATCCTTATTTTTCGTCTGCGCTCTCGTCTGCGCCATGACACTCTTCTGCGACGGGGCTTCAAGGAAATCCATGTCCGCCTTATTCTCTTCCTTACTATTCCCTTTGTAAAGAGTAGTTGGGTTTGTCTTCCATGACTTTTGTAGACGAACTGTTTCCTTCTATTCACGGTAACTCTGTGCCATTTCCCGGTCCATATCGAGATGCGTTTGTTTGGTCTACTTAGCCTTCTCCACCCGCGGTGTGGGCGCCTAATTTTGATCTGACCAAACGTGaccctaaatttaaaaaataaaggtGAAATATGTAACACCACGACACGAAGTTTTCTGAATAAAGGCAAAGATGAAGTGTCGGTGcttcaaaaggaaaataaaatctTCCAAAGAAACCAAACCTAGGTTACAATACTTGTCAAAACCAGCTAGCTTAGAAAGTAAAAGGGCAACGACTTTGTTGGTGAAATAGGGCGGTTTTTTTTGTTAGTAATTTAAGGTTGTGTAATGTATTGTAAGTAATATGTGGAATGTTAGATGTGTAAGGTATTTAATATCGTTAGTATTATAAACAATGTTATTTTGTAGTGTCCGTATTTTTGTAATAAAATGTAtttaagaaataataataataataataataataataataataaagaaatggGGCGTTTTCAAAAGAGAATTCACGAGTATCGATGCACGGGTTCGATAGACGTTTGTGATCGATGTGGACTGAATTGTCAATATCGCTCATCGCAAAATATGCACACATGGCCATTTTCATGCTTGCATGCTctctttttgagaaaaagacaaaatatcaAATCTCCTGAGTACTGCTTGATCTCTACTGGGAAATAAAACGTTCGAGTTAATCAGGTCTATCAAAGCGTTCTTCCAAAGAGTTTAAATTCATCTTCCCCTACACCTTTCCCTTCTACCCAATCCAACTGATAGACTTCTTTACCATGAATCatttgtggttttttttccaaaataatatTAAGCCGCGTGACCATGCTCAAGGGATTTGTCACCTGATCGCAAATGGTAAATGTGAAATCTGATACAAAGAGGTGCATTTTTACCTGATAAAAGGCTGTTCTCTTCGGAGTGAAATGATCAGTCGATGTCCTTTTCTTATGACACTTCTCCATGCACGATGATAGTACACTCGCATGACGCTTCGTTGCCGCCGCCTTCGCAACCTTCGCGTGCGTCGACTCAACCTCCtccttcgtcttcgtcttcttcttgaTCGTCGACGCCTTCTTCTAAGTCTTCTCCTCTTTCGATTAATCTTTTGCTGCCGCCTTCTCTGCCTGTTTCTTTGCCGCCTTCGTCGTCTCCGTAGTCGCCGTATAAGTCGTCTCCGTCGTCGAATgattcttcttgttcttcttccaCGCCTCCCTCGTCCTCTAAATGATCTCGTTCTCCTTCGCAGACCGAATCGCCCCCTGCGCAACCTAAGCCCAACGTTACGAAGGTGATAGCGCACCGACAATCCCTTTTTGCTGGGGACAAGTCGTCTCCACGTTCTCTTTCCGCTGAACAGCATCTCGAGGCGAAATGTAGCTGAAGGCACCCCGTGCCACCGTCTTCGTCTTCCCCTTAAAATCCATCTACCGCGCCTACGGCTCCATCTACCAAAACACAAATACGTTTCCACTTCACtataatttatttaatacaAATGAGGCAACTGTGGGTTTTTGGTATGATGTACCAGTGAGTGGTAGATTGGTAGCCTGGACTATATTGCTGTATTTTGTACGTGGACTGGATGGGTTTTAACAATGAACAACATCATAGCTCAAATGCCGCGCTAAATGGCCTTTCGCTTTCAAGCAGTTTACGACGAATCTTCAAATAGTTAGCCCATTGGTACTGAAGTGAAGTGAGTTCGAACAACACAGTAACGTATCGAGTAACAGTTGTGAACATCTGCGAACAGCGGCTAATTGAGTCTTATCAATATAAAAACCACACTCAAAATTCGAACAAGTTGAGCCGAGCAGCCATTCATGGAAGACTGTCAAGAATGTAAGAATTATGATTCACTTTTTTCAttaaacaacaaagaaagatatatttaaaaaactatgattttttaaaaattcactCACTTTGATAGAAACTGACCGCAACGAAATCATAGGTATGCGACAACACTTCTGACGACAGAGGGGGTTAAGATGATCGCCCCTTTATGATGCCCCATTGCCTTTTTATTCTCCATAGAGTGCGAAGTACATTCCATATCTTTTCATTCCAGTGCAACTTCATTTTGACGTTAGCGGCTCGATCTTGCGGACACTaactgttttttgttgttttacgtTTTACTCACCTAATTCTTTGTTCTCCTTTTCTGGATTGGAACCGCAAATATCCGTTTCTTGGGGAAGCTCCTCGAACTCGTCCGTTGTAGATCACTCGAAGCTTGTATCTTGGAAGCCTTCGAGGCCAGCCTGTTGGTCGCCCACGTCTTCTCTTTCTCAGCAGTTTTCGCTGCCTTCTTCGGCGTTTCTTCATTCGTTTGTATATCCTTTGCCGTTGTCTCTTTCGCCTCCTTAGTCGTTGTCGCCTTCTTCTTCGACGTCGTCTTCTTCGTCTACGAAGTCTTCTGCTTCTCCTGCGTTGTCTTCTACGTCTCCTTCTAAGTCGTCTCTTGCGCCTTCTGTTGTATCCACGCTTTCGAAGTACAATTTTCTTCCATCTTCTTCGGGCCCGCACTTGAACATATCCTCTCCCAAGTCTGATCTCGCGGTTCCTTGCAAGGTAATTCACGCGTAATTTTCCATTAATTACTTTAAGGTTTTTCCATCTCTTGCCGATGAGAACGTTACCTCCAAACCTTCTTATTACCTTCCAATGTCTTCCTGGGTGCCACCAAACCCTTCCCCGCATGCTCCTaacaaaccagaaaaaaaatacagtgaAATTTTCCTTGAAGATAACTTGGAAGGCGGAATAATCTACCAGATCTGGCAGTGTACAGGGACCTCggtttttgttttacaaaagTAACGAGCCTTTACTGAGGGGTGAGGTCTTTGGTTTACGGGTAGTTACGACACTCATTGCCGGCAGCACTGGTCGCTGCAAGAGCTGCCGGCGGAAATGCTTGGCCCCATACCATTCATCAAACTACTAGCTCCACTGGAGCTAATCGCCGTGCAACTCTGGGGGAAAAGAAGCTAAAGAGGAAAACCAGTTGTCAAGCTGTGCCCAGCATAGTCCAGACATTTCCTTGCAGCCGCTTCGAAAGGACCTACCGGTCTTGAATCGGCCTTGTGAGCCATCAACATACTTTCCGTACGAAAGCAAAGAATTGTCTTgactcaagagaaaatgaggggacagagagggaggctcccggtccagcccttgggatatgtcatgtccacgaaagttatttttagacgagcggaagtcttccgagacgtccgcatgcaggccaacctcggtccgatgtttgaaagaaaataaacattcatcagccttccacgtgcgccgtcattttctcttttcactaagaacctgagagcgaggcaagactgcatgcggacgtctcggaagacagacgtccgctagaacaaagacttccgctggtctaaaaataattttcgtggacataacatatcccggccaacgccctgagcctccctctctgtcccctcattttctcttgcttgaCTTCAATCAGTCTTTTACTTAGAAGTGAACGTCGGCAATAAAGGCTACGGTTCACGTCAAACTCTGCTTTCTATTAACGAGATAAATGATCGCTGCTAATACTGGGAGATTTAAAAGAACACAGTCCAAAATTGCCTTAAAAGCCTTTCGGGCGGAACAATTGCACGACAAAT containing:
- the LOC138039930 gene encoding trichohyalin-like, encoding MGESFRSTDWVLNKVQQYLEVQLSERITLLAFSRFYPNGRVQILRKRIWKLLPSKTRIMVQRGRRWTLAYYSRKQRSLVIYNRRRRVPLKIGRRQVKYKPLGRWKTLLRLPSVRRLGRRVGRFRRGRRRVGKRIRRRLRQRRRARRRRRRARRRRRNIRAKRRRRRMRRKRRLRRRIRRRRRRRRRRQRRRMRCQRRRLRNSILKIKIFNRVRRVFPKNRRLYVLYGRRPIQIRSMRGRVWWHPGRHWKVIRRFGGNVLIGKRWKNLKVINGKLRVNYLARNREIRLGRGYVQVRARRRWKKIVLRKRGYNRRRKRRLRRRRRRQRRRSRRLRRRRRRRRRRRRQRLRRRKRQRQRIYKRMKKRRRRQRKLLRKRRRGRPTGWPRRLPRYKLRVIYNGRVRGASPRNGYLRFQSRKGEQRIRWSRRRGRWILRGRRRRWHGVPSATFRLEMLFSGKRTWRRLVPSKKGLSVRYHLRNVGLRLRRGRFGLRRRTRSFRGRGRRGRRTRRIIRRRRRLIRRLRRRRRRQRNRQRRRQQKINRKRRRLRRRRRRSRRRRRRRRRLSRRTRRLRRRRQRSVMRVYYHRAWRSVIRKGHRLIISLRREQPFIRVTFGQIKIRRPHRGWRRLSRPNKRISIWTGKWHRVTVNRRKQFVYKRYGEEEEDKEGEFNDGGEDSEDDVGEGTEELGDEGGKDESAADGIAEGEKYLGDQNVQA